A DNA window from Actinomadura coerulea contains the following coding sequences:
- a CDS encoding ammonium transporter: protein MRFGLNTGDSAWVLVSFAMVLLMTPGLALFYGGMVRAKNLVSVLYMSFVSIAVVTVVWFAYGYGLAFGDDVGGAGVIGWGRWQFLRTTPSVLRGVIPEYVFSMFQLVFAIITLALISGSVANRVRLGPWMVFGVVWVTLVYLPIAHWVFSKGGWINRWGALDFAGGLVVELNSGIAGLALALVLGPGLRFRREGPPEPKNIPLVMAGMGLLWFGWFGFNGGSALTDGALAANAVVNTMMCGCVAMLAWMLLERARFGRFSRLGGTTGALAGLVAITPACGYVNLFGATVLGIVVAVVCTYAVEVKTSVGYDDTLDVVGIHGAGGIVGVILLGFFATGKYGSPTAGLVYGGSVSLLGKQVVAILAVGCYSFVLTYVIGKVVDVLLAFRPSAREEAEGLDTELRIG from the coding sequence ATGAGATTTGGGTTGAATACCGGCGATTCGGCATGGGTGCTCGTCAGCTTCGCCATGGTGCTGCTCATGACGCCGGGACTCGCCCTCTTCTACGGCGGAATGGTCCGGGCGAAGAACCTCGTCAGCGTCCTGTACATGAGCTTCGTCTCGATCGCCGTGGTGACCGTCGTCTGGTTCGCCTACGGGTACGGCCTCGCGTTCGGCGACGACGTCGGAGGAGCCGGCGTCATCGGCTGGGGCAGGTGGCAGTTCCTCAGGACCACCCCGTCGGTGCTGAGGGGCGTCATCCCGGAGTACGTGTTCTCGATGTTCCAGCTGGTCTTCGCGATCATCACGCTCGCGCTGATCAGCGGCTCGGTCGCCAACCGCGTACGGCTCGGGCCCTGGATGGTCTTCGGGGTGGTCTGGGTGACCCTCGTCTACCTCCCGATCGCCCACTGGGTGTTCTCCAAGGGGGGCTGGATCAACCGGTGGGGCGCGCTGGACTTCGCAGGCGGCCTGGTCGTCGAGCTCAACTCCGGCATCGCGGGCCTGGCGCTGGCGCTCGTGCTCGGGCCGGGGCTGCGCTTCCGCAGGGAGGGCCCTCCCGAGCCGAAGAACATCCCGCTGGTGATGGCCGGCATGGGCCTGCTGTGGTTCGGCTGGTTCGGGTTCAACGGCGGATCGGCACTGACGGACGGCGCCCTCGCGGCGAACGCCGTGGTCAACACCATGATGTGCGGGTGCGTCGCGATGCTCGCCTGGATGCTGCTGGAGCGGGCCCGGTTCGGGCGGTTCTCCAGGCTGGGGGGCACGACCGGCGCGCTCGCCGGCCTGGTGGCCATCACCCCGGCCTGCGGGTACGTCAACCTGTTCGGGGCGACCGTGCTCGGCATCGTCGTCGCCGTGGTCTGCACCTACGCCGTCGAGGTCAAGACGTCCGTCGGGTACGACGACACCCTGGACGTCGTGGGCATCCACGGGGCCGGCGGCATCGTCGGCGTGATCCTGCTCGGGTTCTTCGCCACCGGCAAGTACGGCAGCCCCACCGCCGGTCTCGTCTACGGCGGCTCGGTCTCCCTGCTCGGCAAGCAGGTCGTCGCCATTCTCGCCGTCGGCTGCTACAGCTTCGTGCTGACCTACGTCATCGGCAAGGTCGTGGACGTCCTGCTCGCCTTCCGGCCGAGCGCCCGCGAGGAGGCCGAGGGCCTCGACACGGAGCTGCGCATCGGGTGA